One window from the genome of Pandoraea fibrosis encodes:
- the prfA gene encoding peptide chain release factor 1, with protein MKASMQAKLDQLTQRLVELDGLLSQGDVTRDLDNYRKLTREHAELAPVVAQYRQYRDAQNDVAAAQEMAADPEMREFAEDEAANARARMDDIESSLQRMLLPRDPNDDRNIFLEIRAGTGGDESALFAGDLLRMYTRYAERQRWQVEIMSASESDLGGYKEVIVRLIGQGAYSRLKFESGGHRVQRVPATETQGRIHTSACTVAVMPEADDVAEVEINPADIRIDTFRASGAGGQHVNKTDSAVRITHLPTGIVVECQDDRSQHRNKDKALKVLAARIKDGQLRAQQAKEAATRKSLIGSGDRSERIRTYNFPQGRMTDHRINLTLYKLEYIMDGDLDDMINALVTEHQAELLASLGEAA; from the coding sequence ATGAAAGCGAGCATGCAAGCCAAGCTCGACCAGTTGACGCAACGTCTGGTCGAGCTTGATGGGCTATTGAGTCAGGGCGACGTCACGCGCGATCTGGACAACTACCGCAAGCTCACTCGCGAACACGCCGAGCTGGCGCCGGTCGTCGCGCAATATCGCCAATACCGCGACGCCCAGAACGATGTCGCGGCGGCGCAGGAAATGGCGGCCGACCCCGAGATGCGCGAGTTCGCGGAAGACGAAGCCGCGAATGCCCGCGCTCGCATGGACGACATCGAAAGCTCGCTGCAACGCATGCTGTTGCCGCGCGACCCGAACGACGATCGCAACATCTTTCTGGAAATCCGTGCCGGCACCGGCGGCGACGAATCGGCGCTGTTCGCGGGCGATCTGCTGCGCATGTACACGCGTTACGCGGAACGCCAGCGCTGGCAAGTCGAAATCATGTCGGCCAGCGAATCGGATCTGGGCGGCTACAAGGAAGTGATCGTGCGTCTGATCGGCCAGGGCGCGTACTCGCGTCTCAAGTTCGAGTCGGGCGGTCATCGTGTGCAGCGTGTGCCGGCCACGGAAACCCAGGGGCGCATTCATACGTCCGCCTGTACGGTAGCCGTGATGCCGGAAGCCGATGATGTCGCCGAAGTCGAAATCAATCCGGCGGACATTCGCATCGACACCTTCCGTGCGTCGGGCGCAGGCGGGCAGCACGTCAACAAGACGGACTCGGCCGTGCGTATCACGCACTTGCCGACGGGTATCGTCGTCGAATGTCAGGACGACCGCTCGCAGCACCGTAACAAGGACAAGGCACTCAAGGTGCTGGCCGCGCGCATCAAGGACGGCCAGTTGCGTGCCCAGCAAGCGAAAGAAGCCGCGACGCGCAAGAGTCTGATCGGCTCGGGCGATCGCTCGGAACGCATCCGCACGTACAACTTCCCGCAGGGGCGGATGACGGATCACCGCATCAACCTCACGCTCTACAAGCTTGAATACATCATGGACGGCGATCTCGACGACATGATCAACGCGCTCGTCACCGAGCATCAGGCCGAGCTGCTGGCGTCGCTGGGCGAGGCTGCCTGA